The Panicum hallii strain FIL2 chromosome 9, PHallii_v3.1, whole genome shotgun sequence genome has a window encoding:
- the LOC112876618 gene encoding UDP-glucose 6-dehydrogenase 2: MVKICCIGAGYVGGPTMAVIALKCPAIEVVVVDISEQRIAGWNSERLPIYEPGLDDVVRQCRGRNLFFSTEVHRHVGDADIVFVSVNTPTKTCGLGAGKAADLTYWESAARMIADVSRSDKIVVEKSTVPVKTAEAIEKILVHNGRGVRYQILSNPEFLAEGTAIQDLFAPDRVLIGGRETPEGRAAVKALKDVYAQWVPDERIITTNLWSAELSKLAANAFLAQRISSVNAISALCEATGADVTQVAHSVGKDARIGPRFLSASVGFGGSCFQKDILNLVYICECYGLPEVAGYWREVIRINDYQKSRFVNRVVSSMFNTVAGKKVAVLGFAFKKDTGDTRETPAIDVCKGLLGDKAVVSIYDPQVTGEQVSRDLAMNKFDWDHPRHLQPLSDTDLAKQVGMAADAYEAARDAHAVCILTEWDEFRSLDYKRMFDAMHKPAFIFDGRNVVDVAKLREIGFVVYSIGKPLDDWLKDMPAVA; the protein is encoded by the coding sequence ATGGTGAAGATCTGCTGCATCGGCGCGGGGTATGTGGGCGGTCCTACGATGGCGGTAATCGCGCTCAAGTGCCCCGCCAtcgaggtggtggtggtggacaTCTCGGAGCAGCGCATCGCCGGGTGGAACAGCGAGCGCCTCCCCATCTACGAGCCCGGCCTGGACGACGTCGTGAGGCAGTGCCGCGGCcgcaacctcttcttcagcacCGAGGTGCACCGCCACGTGGGCGACGCGGACATCGTCTTCGTCTCCGTCAACACCCCCACCAAGACGTGCGGCCTCGGCGCCGGGAAGGCCGCCGACCTCACCTACTGGGAGAGCGCGGCGCGCATGATCGCCGACGTCTCCCGCTCCGACAAGATCGTGGTGGAGAAGTCGACGGTGCCGGTGAAGACGGCGGAGGCGATCGAGAAGATCCTGGTGCACAACGGCCGCGGCGTGCGGTACCAGATCCTGTCCAACCCGGAGTTCCTGGCGGAGGGCACGGCGATCCAGGACCTGTTCGCGCCCGACCGCGTGCTCATCGGCGGCCGCGAGACCCCCGAGGGCCGCGCCGCCGTGAAGGCGCTCAAGGACGTGTACGCGCAGTGGGTGCCCGATGAGCGCATCATCACCACCAACCTGTGGTCGGCGGAGCTGTCGAAGCTCGCCGCCAACGCCTTCCTGGCGCAGCGCATCTCCTCCGTGAACGCCATCTCGGCGCTCTGCGAGGCCACCGGCGCCGACGTGACGCAGGTGGCGCACTCCGTGGGCAAGGACGCGCGCATCGGCCCGCGCTTCCTCTCCGCCAGCGTCGGCTTCGGCGGATCGTGCTTCCAGAAGGACATCCTGAACCTGGTGTACATCTGCGAGTGCTACGGGCTCCCTGAGGTGGCCGGCTACTGGCGGGAGGTGATCCGGATCAACGACTACCAGAAGAGCCGGTTCGTGAACCGCGTCGTGTCCTCCATGTTCAACACCGTCGCCGGCAAGAAGGTGGCCGTGCTGGGGTTCGCCTTCAAGAAGGACACGGGCGACACCCGCGAGACGCCGGCGATCGACGTCTGCAAGGGCctgctcggggacaaggcggTGGTGAGCATCTACGACCCGCAGGTGACCGGGGAGCAGGTGTCCCGGGACCTGGCCATGAACAAGTTCGACTGGGACCACCCGCGCCACCTGCAGCCGCTGAGCGACACCGACCTGGCGAAGCAGGTGGGCATGGCGGCGGACGCGTACGAGGCCGCGCGCGACGCGCACGCCGTCTGCATCCTCACCGAGTGGGACGAGTTCAGGAGCCTCGACTACAAGCGCATGTTCGACGCCATGCACAAGCCGGCGTTCATCTTCGACGGCCGCAACGTCGTCGACGTCGCCAAGCTCCGGGAGATCGGGTTCGTCGTCTACTCCATCGGGAAGCCGCTCGACGATTGGCTCAAGGACATGCCCGCCGTCGCATGA